The Streptococcus toyakuensis genome has a window encoding:
- a CDS encoding chorismate mutase — protein MDLDIIRQEIDQIDDQIVKLLEERMHLVEGVVAYKKASGKPILDTKREAVIFEKVRSRVEDKRYQETIVATFSDILKRSRDYQDQNIK, from the coding sequence ATGGATTTAGATATTATTCGTCAAGAAATTGATCAAATCGACGACCAAATTGTCAAACTATTAGAAGAACGAATGCATTTGGTTGAGGGTGTAGTTGCTTATAAGAAAGCATCAGGTAAGCCGATTTTAGATACCAAGAGAGAGGCAGTTATTTTTGAAAAAGTTAGAAGTCGTGTAGAGGACAAGCGATATCAGGAGACTATCGTCGCGACTTTTTCTGACATACTCAAACGTTCGCGTGATTATCAGGATCAAAACATCAAATGA
- a CDS encoding type B 50S ribosomal protein L31 — protein MKKDIHPEYRPVVFMDTTTGYQFLSGSTKRSNETVEFEGETYPLIRVEISSDSHPFYTGRQKFTQADGRVDRFNKKYGLK, from the coding sequence ATGAAAAAAGATATCCATCCAGAATATCGCCCAGTTGTCTTCATGGACACAACTACTGGTTACCAATTCCTTAGCGGTTCAACAAAACGCTCTAACGAAACAGTTGAGTTCGAAGGCGAAACTTACCCATTGATCCGTGTGGAAATTTCATCAGACTCACACCCATTCTACACTGGACGTCAAAAGTTCACTCAAGCAGATGGACGCGTGGATCGTTTCAACAAAAAATACGGTCTCAAATAA
- a CDS encoding DHH family phosphoesterase, translating to MDICHQILEKIKEYDTIIIHRHMKPDPDALGSQVGLKALLEHHFPEKTIKVVGFNEPTLTWMAEMDLVEDSAYQGALVIVCDTANTARIDDKRYSLGDFLIKIDHHPNDDVYGDLSWVDTNSSSASEMITLFAQTTQLALSDRAAELLFAGIVGDTGRFLYPSTTARTLRIAASLREQNFDFAALTRKMDTMSYKIAKLQGYIYDHLEVDENGAARVILSQEILKQFNVTDAETAAIVGVPGRIESVSLWGIFVEQADGHYRVRLRSKIHPINEIAKEHDGGGHPLASGANSYSLEENEIIYQKLKNLLKN from the coding sequence ATGGACATTTGCCATCAAATTTTAGAAAAAATCAAAGAATACGACACGATTATCATTCACCGTCATATGAAACCAGACCCTGATGCCTTGGGAAGTCAGGTGGGATTGAAAGCCTTGCTGGAACATCATTTTCCAGAAAAAACCATCAAAGTCGTTGGTTTTAATGAACCAACTCTCACTTGGATGGCTGAAATGGATCTTGTTGAAGATAGCGCCTACCAAGGCGCTCTTGTCATCGTCTGTGATACAGCCAACACTGCTCGTATTGACGATAAGCGCTATAGTCTAGGTGATTTTCTCATTAAGATTGACCACCATCCAAATGATGATGTATATGGTGACCTATCTTGGGTGGATACTAATTCTAGCAGTGCTAGCGAGATGATTACCCTATTTGCCCAAACAACCCAACTGGCCTTGTCAGATCGTGCTGCGGAGTTGCTCTTTGCAGGAATTGTTGGTGATACAGGTCGTTTCCTCTACCCTTCTACCACTGCACGAACCCTCCGCATAGCTGCCTCTCTGAGAGAACAGAACTTTGACTTTGCGGCTCTCACTCGCAAAATGGACACTATGAGTTACAAAATTGCTAAACTTCAAGGCTACATCTACGACCATCTGGAAGTGGATGAAAACGGTGCAGCTCGCGTTATCCTGAGTCAGGAAATCTTGAAACAATTCAATGTTACCGATGCGGAAACTGCAGCCATTGTCGGTGTACCTGGGCGCATTGAAAGTGTTAGTCTTTGGGGAATTTTTGTAGAGCAGGCTGATGGCCACTACCGTGTCCGCTTACGCAGTAAAATCCATCCTATCAATGAAATTGCCAAGGAGCATGATGGTGGAGGCCACCCTCTAGCAAGCGGTGCTAATTCCTATAGCCTTGAGGAAAATGAAATCATCTACCAAAAGTTAAAAAACTTGCTTAAAAACTGA
- a CDS encoding N-acetylmuramoyl-L-alanine amidase family protein encodes MHKQTKKFTLATISSLTLFGSSFIIINHASTSEHALTDSVSSESVNNSTTAIHTPENFQSEKQIEATITKVKIHHFGFNFEGVLSEPLPHGGDNAARGNVTLIDKASGKIVYQHNNDVIFSGLTKDVSDQFLEPLFYSNQFKGDVFDIRQFPAGIYILEMSGEAGSPYGDLTDTRKRVFKVRKEVTIGNPSTNSNTNTTTQSGSNSNISGSWVQSGSRWWYKHADGSYTTNDWEKINGVWYRFDNSGWMQTGWVKDGSWYYLDGSGAMKTGWLKDNGNWYYLQNSGAMKTGWMKVSGKWYYAYSSGALAINTTTPDGYRVNYNGEWV; translated from the coding sequence ATGCACAAACAAACTAAAAAATTTACACTTGCAACTATATCCAGTCTAACACTCTTCGGAAGTAGCTTTATTATAATTAATCATGCTTCCACTAGTGAACACGCTCTTACAGACAGTGTTTCAAGTGAATCAGTCAACAATTCAACTACGGCGATCCATACACCTGAAAACTTTCAAAGTGAAAAACAAATAGAAGCAACAATTACAAAGGTTAAAATTCATCATTTTGGATTTAATTTTGAAGGTGTACTCTCAGAGCCACTACCTCACGGAGGAGATAATGCAGCTAGAGGAAATGTTACTCTAATTGATAAGGCTAGTGGAAAGATTGTGTACCAACATAATAATGATGTCATTTTTAGTGGCCTTACTAAAGATGTCAGTGATCAATTTTTAGAACCTTTATTTTATAGCAATCAATTTAAAGGTGATGTTTTCGATATCAGACAGTTTCCTGCTGGAATTTATATCTTGGAGATGTCTGGAGAGGCTGGTTCGCCTTACGGTGACTTAACTGATACAAGAAAACGTGTCTTTAAAGTTAGAAAAGAGGTGACTATCGGAAATCCTTCAACAAATTCAAATACGAATACAACAACTCAATCAGGTTCGAATTCTAATATCTCAGGTAGTTGGGTACAATCTGGTTCTCGTTGGTGGTATAAACACGCCGACGGTTCCTATACAACTAATGACTGGGAAAAAATCAATGGTGTTTGGTATCGTTTTGATAACTCTGGTTGGATGCAAACAGGCTGGGTAAAAGATGGTAGCTGGTACTATCTCGACGGATCAGGTGCAATGAAGACTGGCTGGCTAAAAGATAACGGTAACTGGTACTATCTTCAAAACTCAGGTGCAATGAAAACTGGTTGGATGAAGGTATCTGGTAAATGGTACTATGCTTATAGCTCTGGTGCACTAGCAATCAATACAACGACCCCTGATGGCTATCGTGTCAATTACAACGGTGAGTGGGTTTAA
- the crcB gene encoding fluoride efflux transporter CrcB — MVIIYLAIACGCGALVRYFFSLYNQASKLPVGTLVANLLGCFLIGLFYNHVESKEVYAILATGFCGGLTTFSTLNDELQRLLSDKKVFYSYLTLTYLGGLVAIFLGILL; from the coding sequence ATGGTAATCATTTATCTTGCAATTGCTTGTGGCTGCGGAGCCCTAGTACGGTATTTCTTTTCCCTCTATAATCAAGCTTCTAAATTGCCAGTTGGAACGCTCGTAGCCAATCTTTTGGGTTGTTTTTTGATTGGATTATTCTACAATCATGTGGAGTCTAAGGAAGTCTATGCTATTCTAGCAACAGGATTTTGTGGAGGTTTGACGACTTTTTCGACCTTGAATGACGAACTCCAAAGACTGTTGAGTGATAAGAAGGTCTTTTATTCTTACCTGACTTTGACCTATTTAGGTGGTTTAGTTGCGATTTTTTTAGGAATTCTGCTATAA
- a CDS encoding CYTH domain-containing protein, with protein MNELEVRFELNDEKDYNNAISYLEKSYKFKSENKQVDEYFKIKGREFENDEVCSFIYRIRQEADNKACVFTRKDTIKQGMWSESEIELESEKLEFVRNILQDGFSNIFTISKHRKTYHDELENKTINLDKIDGLGFYLEIEILGDFSKEDYNNFYDKMCGEFSFLNSKIETKGYVQLMREKNGRN; from the coding sequence ATGAATGAATTAGAAGTTAGATTTGAACTCAACGATGAGAAAGATTATAATAATGCTATTTCATATTTAGAAAAATCTTATAAATTTAAGAGTGAAAATAAGCAAGTTGATGAATATTTTAAAATAAAAGGAAGAGAATTTGAAAATGATGAGGTATGTAGCTTTATCTACAGAATTCGTCAAGAAGCTGATAATAAAGCATGTGTTTTCACAAGAAAAGATACGATAAAACAAGGAATGTGGAGTGAAAGTGAAATAGAGTTAGAATCTGAAAAATTAGAATTTGTAAGGAATATCTTGCAAGATGGTTTTTCAAATATTTTCACAATAAGTAAACATAGAAAGACTTATCATGATGAATTAGAAAATAAAACGATTAATCTAGATAAGATTGATGGTCTTGGATTTTATCTTGAAATAGAGATTCTAGGAGATTTTTCAAAAGAAGATTATAATAATTTTTATGATAAAATGTGCGGAGAGTTCTCGTTTTTAAATTCAAAAATAGAAACAAAGGGCTATGTCCAATTAATGAGAGAAAAAAATGGACGTAATTGA
- a CDS encoding recombinase family protein: MRYGYVRVSTREQNIDRQFSALVENKLPKENIFIDYVSGKDFDRIEYQKLLTTLKENDELVIKSIDRLGRNYDEILEQWQSITKKKKVNITVLDFPLLNTKNSTDNITGKLISDIVLQVLSYVAQFEREQIKQRQMEGIREAKKKGKKFGRPKLIVPNNLPDVIAKYKKKEITLREGADILGVSKSTFHNWIKNS, from the coding sequence ATGCGTTACGGTTATGTTCGTGTATCTACAAGAGAACAAAATATCGATAGACAATTTTCAGCCTTGGTAGAAAACAAATTACCAAAAGAAAATATTTTTATTGATTATGTTTCAGGAAAGGATTTTGACAGAATAGAATATCAAAAATTATTAACTACCTTGAAGGAGAATGATGAATTAGTTATTAAATCAATTGATAGATTGGGAAGAAACTATGATGAAATTTTAGAACAGTGGCAATCAATTACTAAGAAAAAGAAAGTAAATATAACTGTTTTAGATTTCCCCTTATTAAACACAAAGAATAGCACTGATAATATCACAGGAAAGCTAATCTCCGATATCGTTTTGCAAGTTCTGTCTTATGTGGCACAGTTTGAAAGAGAACAAATCAAACAAAGACAAATGGAAGGAATACGGGAAGCAAAGAAAAAAGGGAAAAAATTCGGCAGACCAAAATTGATTGTCCCGAATAATCTCCCTGATGTGATAGCTAAATATAAGAAAAAAGAAATAACCTTACGTGAAGGTGCAGATATCTTAGGAGTATCAAAAAGTACTTTTCATAATTGGATAAAAAATTCATAG
- a CDS encoding flavodoxin produces the protein MALAKIVFASMTGNTEEIADIVADKLRDLGLDVDVDECTTVDASDFLEADIAIVATYTYGDGELPDEMMDFYEDLADLNLNGKIYGVVGSGDTFYDEFCKAVDDFDRVFVSTGAEKGSECVKVDLSAEEEDIERLEQFAEELAAKVG, from the coding sequence ATGGCATTAGCAAAAATTGTATTTGCCAGTATGACCGGTAATACCGAAGAAATTGCAGATATTGTAGCAGACAAATTACGTGACTTGGGCTTGGATGTTGATGTTGATGAATGTACAACTGTTGACGCTTCAGACTTCTTGGAAGCAGACATCGCTATCGTTGCGACCTATACTTATGGTGATGGAGAATTGCCAGATGAGATGATGGACTTCTACGAAGACCTAGCAGACCTCAACTTGAATGGCAAAATCTACGGAGTTGTCGGCTCAGGTGATACCTTCTACGATGAATTCTGTAAGGCTGTTGATGACTTTGACCGTGTTTTTGTGTCAACAGGAGCAGAAAAAGGTTCAGAGTGTGTTAAAGTTGATCTTTCTGCCGAAGAAGAAGATATTGAACGCTTGGAACAATTCGCAGAAGAATTGGCTGCTAAAGTAGGATAA
- a CDS encoding helix-turn-helix domain-containing protein gives MTKHKHLTLSDRNDIQLGLERGETFKAIGQLILKDPTTVSKEVKRNKQIRDSTSNNLPCPLLDKAPFVCNDCYDMKLFKMSRRNIGQAGKIFADSGYQGLMKMYSQAQTPRKSSKLKPLTLEDKSYNHMLSKERIKVENIFAKVKTFKMFSTTYRNQRKRFRLRMNLIFEEYEFGT, from the coding sequence ATGACAAAACATAAACACCTTACCCTTTCAGACCGTAATGATATCCAATTAGGTTTAGAGCGCGGTGAAACCTTCAAAGCTATCGGGCAACTTATTCTAAAAGACCCGACTACTGTTTCTAAAGAAGTCAAACGAAATAAACAAATTAGAGACTCTACTTCTAACAATCTTCCTTGCCCTCTACTCGATAAAGCTCCCTTTGTCTGTAATGATTGCTACGATATGAAATTGTTCAAAATGAGTCGCAGAAATATCGGACAAGCTGGTAAAATCTTTGCTGACAGTGGTTATCAAGGACTCATGAAGATGTATTCACAAGCGCAAACTCCGAGGAAATCAAGCAAACTTAAGCCACTAACTCTTGAAGATAAATCCTATAATCATATGCTATCTAAAGAGAGAATCAAGGTTGAGAATATTTTTGCCAAAGTAAAAACGTTTAAAATGTTTTCAACAACCTATCGAAATCAACGTAAACGCTTTAGATTACGAATGAATTTGATTTTCGAAGAGTATGAGTTTGGAACATGA
- a CDS encoding helix-turn-helix domain-containing protein, protein MGTLLATRLKNRRKELKMSQRELAEGICKQGQISRLENGEFTPGADFLYALSKKLKVSIDYFYNEQIGEEIDELLEFKKLAQTFITNRNYESLKYIYELESVKVHRLSLVDKFYMEWIKSLIDFYFYGQKEEAVARLEKVLSQLNVTDLIYLQVANTLFNFYYDIEVLESFNKIREKLECQVNQLKLNTIEELNLSIKFNYNVCRYLWLQNNTEEAITKITDTIKQCKMYRTTYLLADLYVLMGNVSKNFSSKVAVKDYFETAYFLYKLEGNMSMALKIEHYIADLTE, encoded by the coding sequence GTGGGCACACTATTAGCAACAAGATTAAAAAATAGACGAAAAGAATTAAAAATGTCTCAGCGAGAATTGGCTGAGGGGATATGTAAACAGGGACAGATTAGTCGATTAGAGAATGGAGAATTTACTCCAGGAGCCGACTTTTTATATGCTCTGTCTAAGAAGTTAAAAGTTAGTATAGATTATTTTTATAATGAGCAGATTGGAGAGGAGATTGATGAGCTACTAGAGTTTAAGAAGTTAGCCCAGACTTTTATCACAAATCGAAATTATGAGTCTTTGAAATATATATATGAACTAGAGAGTGTAAAGGTACATCGCTTGTCTCTAGTAGATAAGTTTTATATGGAGTGGATAAAATCTCTTATAGATTTTTATTTCTATGGGCAAAAAGAAGAGGCTGTGGCAAGATTGGAGAAGGTACTGTCTCAGTTAAATGTAACTGACCTGATCTACCTTCAAGTTGCAAATACTCTATTTAATTTTTATTATGATATTGAAGTTTTAGAGAGTTTTAATAAAATTCGAGAAAAGTTAGAGTGTCAAGTAAATCAACTCAAGTTAAACACAATCGAAGAATTAAACCTTTCTATTAAATTTAATTATAATGTTTGTCGCTATCTATGGTTGCAGAATAATACTGAAGAGGCTATTACTAAAATCACAGATACGATAAAGCAATGTAAGATGTATAGAACAACATATCTTTTGGCTGATTTGTATGTATTGATGGGAAATGTCAGTAAGAATTTTTCTTCTAAAGTTGCAGTAAAAGATTACTTTGAAACGGCTTATTTCCTATATAAGCTTGAGGGCAATATGTCAATGGCTCTAAAAATTGAGCATTACATTGCAGATCTAACAGAATAG
- the crcB gene encoding fluoride efflux transporter CrcB — protein sequence MKKEQFYPLGIFLAAMVGGLVRYLVSIWLPASPDFPWGTLFVNYLGIFCLVYLVKGYLVYKGTSKGLVLALGTGFCGGLTTFSSLMLDAVKLLDTGRYLSLVLYLLLSIGGGLLLAYCLGRKKW from the coding sequence ATGAAAAAAGAACAATTTTATCCGCTAGGAATTTTTTTAGCTGCCATGGTGGGCGGACTTGTCCGCTATCTAGTTTCCATCTGGTTACCAGCCAGTCCAGACTTTCCTTGGGGAACTCTCTTTGTCAACTATTTGGGCATTTTCTGCTTGGTCTATCTTGTCAAGGGCTATCTGGTCTATAAGGGGACTAGTAAGGGCTTGGTTTTAGCACTGGGTACAGGTTTTTGTGGAGGTTTAACAACCTTTTCTAGTCTAATGCTTGATGCTGTGAAACTGCTTGATACAGGGCGTTATCTTAGTTTGGTCCTGTATTTGCTTTTGAGCATCGGTGGAGGTTTGCTTTTGGCTTACTGTCTAGGGAGGAAAAAATGGTAA
- the rplS gene encoding 50S ribosomal protein L19, with product MNPLIQSLTEGQLRTDIPSFRPGDTVRVHAKVVEGNRERIQIFEGVVIARKGAGISENYTVRKISNGVGVERIFPIHTPRVEKIEVVRYGKVRRAKLYYLRALQGKAARIKEIRR from the coding sequence ATGAATCCATTAATCCAAAGCTTGACTGAAGGTCAACTTCGTACAGATATCCCATCATTCCGTCCTGGTGACACTGTTCGTGTACACGCGAAAGTTGTCGAAGGTAACCGTGAACGTATCCAGATTTTTGAAGGTGTTGTTATCGCACGTAAAGGTGCTGGCATCTCAGAAAACTACACAGTTCGTAAAATCTCTAACGGTGTAGGTGTTGAGCGTATCTTCCCAATCCACACTCCACGTGTTGAAAAGATCGAAGTTGTTCGTTACGGTAAAGTACGTCGTGCGAAATTGTACTACTTGCGTGCTCTTCAAGGTAAAGCAGCTCGTATCAAAGAAATCCGTCGTTAA